In Thermococcus profundus, the genomic stretch TTTTAGAGAAAGCACTTCCACGGGAAGTTCTATCACCTTCCTCCTGAACTTGAGAGTTAAGTTAGAGAACCCAACGAAATTCCCAAAAGAGACTAAAAAGAAGCCATTTTTAAGCCTCTTAGCCGGCTTGCCGTTGATCAGCACTGCCTCAAGGTCTTTCCCTTCAATGAGATAGCCGGTCCATTCCAGCAGATAAACTCTGTCTGCCCCTTTAAATGCCCTACAACCGCCTCTAGCAGGAAATATTACCCAATCCTCGCTCCACTTATCATCATTAGGGTCAATGCACTCCATACTTGCATCAAAAAGTTACTCACTACAAAAGCTAATAAGCCTTTTGGAAGGGAAAGAAAAACAGAGGGCATCAAAGCCCCAGCATTTCCTTGGCGGCCTTAACGCCGAGCTCAAAGGCCTTCATGTTGACGTCAATGGTTTTCGGCGGAACGCTGATCCTGATGACTTCCTTTATCCCCTCCTCTGAAAGCGGGAAGCCCGGCGTCTGGCTGAGGGCGCCGATGAGGACGACGTTCGTTGTCACGATGTTTCCAGCTTCGAGGGCCAGCTTCTCGGCGTCGAAGGCCATGAACTTACCGCCGAAGTCCTCTTCCACGATCTTCTTCATCTCGTCGAGGGTTGGGTAAGTCGCGAGTCCCATCGAGACCTGGACCGGCGGAATCGGTCTCGCGTTGGTGAAGACTAAACCGCCCTTCTTGAGGTAGTTGATGTAGCGG encodes the following:
- a CDS encoding indolepyruvate oxidoreductase subunit beta; protein product: MREYNIVITGVGGQGILTAANLLGWAALHAGHKVRVGEVHGMSQRFGSVIAYVRFGEDVYGAMVPEGKADVILSFEPVEALRYINYLKKGGLVFTNARPIPPVQVSMGLATYPTLDEMKKIVEEDFGGKFMAFDAEKLALEAGNIVTTNVVLIGALSQTPGFPLSEEGIKEVIRISVPPKTIDVNMKAFELGVKAAKEMLGL